One stretch of Corynebacterium auriscanis DNA includes these proteins:
- the gmk gene encoding guanylate kinase: protein MNAGLNNRRIVVLAGPSAVGKSTVVARLIQEVPGLFFSVSMTTRDPRPGEVDGRDYIYVTREQFQDHIDSGKMLEWAEIHGGLQLSGTPRQPVESALEEGRPVLVEVDLEGARNVKKLLPESRTVFLAPPSWEVLVQRLTNRGTETEDVINRRLSTAKTEMAAQTEFDHVVINEDVNEAVAEISEILNR, encoded by the coding sequence TTGAACGCAGGCCTGAATAATCGACGCATAGTCGTACTCGCTGGGCCTTCTGCGGTGGGCAAATCCACCGTGGTGGCCCGGTTGATCCAAGAAGTACCTGGCCTGTTTTTCAGCGTGTCAATGACCACCCGCGATCCGCGCCCGGGAGAGGTTGACGGCAGGGATTATATCTACGTCACCCGCGAGCAATTCCAAGATCATATTGATTCTGGGAAAATGCTCGAATGGGCCGAGATTCACGGTGGTTTGCAGCTGTCCGGAACACCACGACAGCCCGTGGAGAGCGCCCTCGAAGAAGGCCGCCCGGTGCTTGTGGAGGTGGATCTTGAGGGGGCCCGCAACGTCAAGAAGCTCCTTCCGGAATCACGGACAGTATTCCTCGCACCACCATCGTGGGAAGTTTTGGTTCAACGCCTCACGAACCGTGGTACCGAAACTGAAGACGTAATCAACCGCCGGCTGTCCACGGCGAAGACCGAGATGGCAGCGCAGACGGAATTCGATCACGTTGTAATCAACGAGGATGTCAACGAGGCAGTCGCTGAGATCAGCGAGATTCTGAACCGCTAA
- the rpoZ gene encoding DNA-directed RNA polymerase subunit omega: MANQDVNSNETVFDPPVGITNPPIDELLTKVSSKYALVIFAAKRARQINDYFQTVDEGVFEFVGPLVTPEAQEKPLSIALREINKDLLEHTEG; this comes from the coding sequence GTGGCAAACCAGGACGTGAATTCGAACGAGACGGTGTTCGATCCGCCAGTTGGCATCACTAATCCGCCGATCGATGAGCTCCTGACTAAGGTCTCCTCCAAGTATGCGTTGGTTATTTTCGCCGCCAAGCGCGCGCGTCAGATCAACGATTACTTCCAGACAGTCGACGAAGGTGTATTCGAGTTCGTGGGGCCATTGGTAACCCCAGAAGCTCAGGAAAAGCCACTGTCGATTGCCTTGCGCGAGATCAATAAGGATCT
- the mihF gene encoding integration host factor, actinobacterial type: MALPQLTPEQRAEALKKAAEARKVRAELREKLKRGATDLKQVLKDAETDPILGKMKVHSLLVSLPKVGKVKAEEIMNQLEIAPTRRLRGLGDRQRRALLEHFGYEV, encoded by the coding sequence GTGGCACTTCCCCAGTTGACCCCGGAGCAGCGCGCAGAAGCACTGAAGAAGGCCGCTGAGGCCCGCAAGGTTCGTGCAGAACTTCGCGAGAAGCTCAAGCGTGGCGCAACCGACCTGAAGCAGGTGCTCAAGGACGCCGAGACCGACCCAATCCTGGGCAAGATGAAGGTCCACTCCCTGCTGGTTTCCCTGCCAAAGGTTGGCAAGGTCAAGGCAGAAGAGATCATGAACCAGCTGGAGATCGCTCCGACCCGTCGCCTGCGTGGCTTGGGTGACCGCCAGCGCCGTGCCCTGCTGGAGCACTTCGGCTACGAGGTGTAG